From the Cryptomeria japonica chromosome 2, Sugi_1.0, whole genome shotgun sequence genome, one window contains:
- the LOC131859028 gene encoding uncharacterized protein LOC131859028 encodes MRRRAALENKGKRPGGDREPPKTPPSPSSPSSPSSPSSTHSEFSSLFKSSHKPKIKLDVKFDLPKYCGELNVEKLDDWIQQVEVYCRVQNLLDDADRIQLATLRLGGTALTWWESRIRDGSSQHGKINLTWQGKGQSVQDYTHELKKKAIALNVPLYTHNTLLKYIVGLHSYLRHSILVLNPSNLDKVCVQATHLELRGKCSFIDKFDKKLSKSENKSQNKGKGKKIATVKKEGEKPTCSHCKKEGHDDSRCRKLHPEKRPKRYGGNKDKQKTTAIVQQDLGSNFGDETKIIAVGIQGKEKGRSLSSATSSSNISASTSKDSTPKNDKQRNELFHIRVVIKHTKVDTLFDTGSQVNLISEEIVKKLNLTTIPHPKPYPLGWVCNDAQLQVTKQCKIRFAITANFVDEVEADVVSLDICGLVKSNLALVNAGQMKRLVNSCKNFVLMLVKAKEEETFEAFKGCDPKHKAEMVKVVSTYDDLFREPKGLPPKRKIQHEIQLQQDVPLPNIGMYQLSVLQNEEIKKALNKIMVKNRYPLPRIDDLLDQLKHAIYFTKLDLRSGYHQLQIAGNDIWKTAFKTKQGLYKWLVMPFGLCNAPTTFMRVMNDVFRPFIDDFVIVYLDDILVFNKSWEDHWGGPQQKAFNTLKEKLSTAPVLTLPDLHQPFQIETDASGFAMGAVLMQGGKPVCYHSETFLGAISNYPTYDKELYALVQSAKKWKHYLMGKETIIHTDHQPLQYLHSQSKLQQSRLFRWMGFLQQFHLVIKYKKGAHNKVADMLSRPPVKNALIILKNSSMVRESF; translated from the exons ATGCGAAGACGTGCAGCTCTTGAGAACAAAGGAAAAAGACCAGGAGGTGACCGTGAGCCTCCAAAAACACCCccatctccttcttctccttcttccccgTCTTCTCCCTCTTCTACTCATTCTGAGTTTTCTTCTCTCTTCAAGAGTTCACATAAGCCTAAGATTaaattggatgtaaaatttgaTCTACCAAAGTATTGTGGGGAATTAAATGTTGAAAAATTAGATGATTGGATTCAACAGGTTGAAGTCTATTGTAGAGTCCAAAACCTCTTAGATGATGCCGATAGGATCCAGTTAGCTACTCTTCGGTTAGGAGGTACAGCTCTAACCTGGTGGGAGAGTAGAATTCGGGATGGGTCTTCACAACATGGTAAAATCAATTTAACTTG GCAAGGGAAAGGTCAGTCTGTCCAAGATTACACCCATGAATTAAAAAAGAAGGCTATTGCATTAAATGTTCCATTGTATACCCATAACACGTTGCTTAAGTACATAGTTGGTCTTCACTCTTATCTGAGACATTCAATTTTGGTCTTGAATCCTAGTAACTTAGATAAAGTCTGTGTTCAAGCCACACACCTAGAGTTAAGAGGTAAGTGTTCTTTtattgataagtttgataagaagCTATCTAAGTCTGAGAACAAATCCCAAAACAAAGGGAAGGGGAAAAAGATAGCTACAGTGAAGAaagagggtgaaaaacccacatgctcacattgcaagaaagaagggcatgaTGATTCTAGGTGCCGGAAGTTGCACCCTGAAAAAAGGCCAAAGAGATATGGTGGAAACAAAGACAAGCAAAAGACTACTGCTATAGTTCAACAAGATCTTGGATCTAACTTTGGCGATGAGACAAAGATCATTGCTGTTGGAATCCAAGGTAAAGAAAAAGGTAGATCTCTCTCATCAGCTACAAGTTCTTCTAATATAAGTGCAAGTACAAGTAAAGATTCTACTCCTAAGAATGATAAGCAAaggaatgaattatttcatattcgGGTTGTTATCAAACATACTAAAGTTGATACATTATTTGATACGGGTTCTCAAGTTAACTTGATATCTGAAGAAATTGTTAAAAAGCTTAACTTGACTACAATACCTCATCCAAAACCATATCCTCTGGGATGGGTTTGCAATGATGCACAATTGCAAGTAACTAAACAATGTAAGATaagatttgctatcactgcaaacttTGTAGATGAGGTAGAAGCTGATGTAGTCTCTTTAGATATTTGTGGTCTT GTAAAGAGTAATCTTGCACTAGTTAATGCTGGTCAAATGAAAAGGTTAGTCAACTCTTGTAAGAACTTTGTATTAATGCTTGTAAAAGCCAAAGAGGAAGAAACATTTGAGGCATTTAAAGGATGTGATCCTAAACATAAGGCTGAAATGGTCAAAGTTGTTTCCACTTACGATGACTTGTTTCGGGAACCAAAAGGATTGCCTCCTAAGAGAAAGATACAACATGAGATCCAGTTGCAGCAGGATGTGCCACTTCCAAACATTGGCATGTACCAGTTATCAGTCTTGcaaaatgaagagatcaaaaa ggcTCTGAACAAGATAATGGTAAAGAATAGGTACCCTcttcctagaattgatgatttacttgATCAGTTGAAACATGCAATTTATTTCACTAAGTTAGACTTGCGTAGTGGATATCATCAACTACAaattgcaggaaatgatatttggaAAACTGCTTTTAAGACAAAACAAGGACTTTACAAGTGGTTGGTTATGCCCTTCGGGCTTTGTAATGCACCAACTACATTCATGAGAGTCATGAATGATGTCTTTCgtccttttattgatgattttgtcatagtctacctagatgatattcttgtATTCAACAAGTCTTGGGAAGATCAT TGGGGAGGTCCACAGCAAAAGGCTTTCAACACTTTGAAGGAAAAGTTGAGCACTGCACCAGTTCTGACTTTACCAGATTTACATCAACCATTTCAGATCGAGACGGATGCGAGTGGGTTTGCCATGGGAGCTGTACTCATGCAAGGAGGTAAACCAGTCTGCTACcactctgaaacatttttaggcgCAATAAGTAACTATCCCACTTATGATAAGGAACTTTATGCTTTAGTTCAGAGTGCTAAGAAATGGAAACACTACTTAATGGGCAAAGAAACTATAATCCACACTGATCATCAGCCACTTCAGTATTTGCACTCACAGTCTAAACTGCAACAAAGTAGGCTTTTTAGGTGGATGGGTTTTCTTCAACAGTTTCATTTGGTGATTAAGTATAAAAAAGGTGCCCATAACAAAGTAGCAGatatgctctctaggcctccagttaagaatgcTTTGATAATCCTTAAAAATAGTTCCATGGTTCGTGAAAGTTTTTAG